From a single Vitis vinifera cultivar Pinot Noir 40024 chromosome 18, ASM3070453v1 genomic region:
- the LOC100853487 gene encoding phytolongin Phyl1.1, with amino-acid sequence MGSFENTVYYCCVSKGNRILYAYGGGGHEIENLAALCLERAPPFHKWYFQTMGKKTFGFLMEDGHVYFAIVDEGLGNPGVLQFLEHMRDEFKKVARKDSRGSPSSFNSLHIQDQLVPIIHRLISSLEHVSQTSNNWIAESPLPHHVGLSPSPSDANGQMEAASSTKAPLLGKFSKQEKKKKMKDPVIAMRDIELEEHRKSTDRGIKIDSGNSDSNSQGGVGSSISLQKDLGSIRIRSGSQSIRKKWCRHVRIVLAIDAAVCLILFVIWLVIFHLTKK; translated from the coding sequence ATGGGTTCGTTTGAGAACACAGTTTATTACTGCTGTGTGTCGAAGGGTAATAGAATTTTGTATGCATATGGTGGTGGAGGCCATGAGATTGAGAATTTGGCTGCCTTGTGCTTGGAAAGAGCTCCTCCCTTTCACAAATGGTATTTTCAGACCATGGGCAAGAAAACTTTTGGATTTTTGATGGAAGATGGGCATGTTTATTTTGCAATTGTAGATGAGGGTCTTGGAAACCCGGGAGTTCTACAGTTTCTAGAACACATGAGAGATGAATTCAAGAAGGTAGCTAGAAAGGATTCTAGGGGAAGTCCTTCAAGTTTTAACTCACTCCATATACAAGATCAACTGGTGCCCATTATCCACCGCTTGATCTCCTCATTAGAGCATGTTTCTCAGACTAGTAATAATTGGATAGCCGAGTCTCCCTTGCCACATCATGTGGGTCTTTCTCCATCACCAAGTGATGCAAATGGGCAAATGGAAGCTGCCAGTTCTACAAAAGCCCCATTGTTAGGAAAGTTTAGCAagcaagagaagaagaagaagatgaaggatcCTGTCATTGCAATGAGAGACATTGAGTTGGAGGAGCACCGGAAGTCCACAGACAGAGGAATCAAGATAGATTCGGGGAATTCGGATTCCAATAGCCAAGGTGGTGTTGGTTCTTCAATTTCATTACAGAAGGATTTGGGTTCAATCAGGATCAGGTCAGGCTCTCAAAGCATCCGAAAGAAGTGGTGCCGCCACGTAAGGATTGTTCTTGCAATTGATGCAGCTGTATGCCTGATACTGTTTGTGATATGGTTAGTAATTTTCCATCTCACAAAGAAGTAA
- the LOC100251770 gene encoding RING-H2 finger protein ATL7, protein MSYSYSDPPSCCSASAELKLYQAFIFSVPIFFTFILLLLFYLFYLRRRRVDWASLRMRSSMQNDADHASGVSELGLKKEVREMLPIIVFKESFSVSDTQCSVCLADYQAEDRLQQIPACGHTFHMDCIDHWLATHTTCPLCRLSLTAAARTPAEPLTILVETPHGTSPEQTQPDTQVSQPRNENERAVHTTTMEAEGGSSECDDCETGTRDARNENERHEV, encoded by the exons ATGTCTTATAGCTATTCAGACCCACCAAGCTGCTGCTCAGCTTCTGCTGAATTGAAGCTCTACCAGGCCTTCATCTTCTCTGTTCCAATCTTCTTCACCTTCATTCTCCTTTTGTTGTTCTACCTCTTCTATCTTCGCCGTCGGAGGGTCGATTGGGCTTCGCTTCGGATGCGATCTTCTATGCAGAACGATGCCGATCATGCTTCTGGA GTGTCTGAATTGGGCTTGAAGAAAGAAGTGAGAGAGATGCTTCCCATTATTGTATTCAAGGAAAGCTTCTCTGTCAGTGATACACA GTGCTCAGTATGCCTGGCTGATTATCAAGCAGAGGACAGGCTCCAACAGATACCTGCATGTGGGCACACATTTCATATGGACTGCATCGACCACTGGCTCGCCACCCACACCACCTGCCCACTCTGCCGCCTTTCCCTCACTGCAGCTGCCAGAACTCCGGCTGAACCGCTCACTATCCTAGTAGAAACACCTCATGGAACTTCCCCAGAACAAACACAGCCTGATACACAAGTCTCCCAGCCcaggaatgaaaatgaaagagctGTTCATACCACCACCATGGAAGCAGAGGGAGGAAGCTCTGAATGTGATGACTGTGAGACTGGAACCAGAGATGCAAGGAATGAGAATGAGAGGCATGAAGTGTAG